One segment of Marinobacter sediminum DNA contains the following:
- a CDS encoding TniB family NTP-binding protein, with product MIDHDEQSLPDLNPAVVAFKEWRTRHGRFQEALDNIRRTHQMSGVEGTGMLLMGIPGLGKSSILESYSRKYLEGRMDLESPERSKEPVIHVSVPAEPTLKSMIHAILLASSFEASTKGTVDELKQKLDEFIRERGVELLILDEFQHFLREQAKSNTRGVVNHIKLMMDQHKLAVVMAGTPAGYRSIAHYEELYQRFAQHQTRLTPFQVDTDADLNVFGSYLRACKNRLERESVKIVPMASKEMIVRLYVATKGIPRLIASLIVMALMDAEPGETITRNDLARALSKTSMNPDLGNFNPLNAPFDRVRERAEKATRKAAIENKKNWDIQR from the coding sequence ATGATTGATCATGACGAACAAAGTCTGCCTGACCTCAATCCTGCCGTAGTTGCTTTTAAAGAATGGCGAACGCGACATGGACGCTTCCAAGAAGCATTAGACAATATTCGTCGGACTCATCAAATGTCCGGCGTCGAGGGGACGGGCATGCTACTGATGGGCATTCCAGGCCTTGGCAAATCTTCAATCCTTGAGTCCTACTCCAGGAAGTATCTGGAGGGGCGCATGGACCTAGAGAGTCCAGAGCGCTCGAAAGAGCCTGTCATTCATGTCTCCGTACCTGCGGAGCCTACGCTCAAGTCAATGATTCACGCTATTCTTTTGGCGTCGAGTTTCGAGGCATCTACCAAGGGCACGGTTGACGAGCTGAAGCAAAAGCTCGACGAATTTATTCGGGAGCGAGGGGTTGAGCTACTCATCTTAGACGAGTTTCAGCACTTCTTGCGCGAGCAGGCAAAGTCAAATACCCGCGGCGTCGTCAACCACATCAAACTCATGATGGATCAGCACAAGCTCGCCGTAGTGATGGCGGGCACGCCTGCCGGCTACAGATCGATAGCGCATTACGAGGAGTTGTATCAGCGGTTTGCTCAGCATCAAACGCGCTTAACACCGTTCCAAGTCGATACAGACGCCGATCTCAACGTTTTCGGTTCCTACCTCAGAGCGTGTAAAAACCGTCTCGAGCGCGAGAGCGTGAAGATCGTCCCAATGGCGAGCAAAGAAATGATAGTCCGCCTATACGTTGCAACTAAGGGAATTCCTCGATTAATCGCAAGCCTCATCGTAATGGCTCTGATGGACGCAGAACCAGGCGAAACAATCACGAGGAATGACCTCGCCCGGGCGCTCTCCAAAACGTCAATGAACCCGGATCTAGGGAACTTCAACCCGTTAAATGCGCCTTTTGATCGGGTCAGAGAACGGGCTGAGAAGGCGACGAGGAAGGCGGCTATCGAGAACAAAAAGAACTGGGATATTCAACGATGA
- a CDS encoding TniQ family protein, which produces MKRFAVRPEPIENESFNGFLLRIGKLNCVFKHSEIVKYLDCEPTPAPGYFGWLEMPSKHIFSALERKLEKPLTKHRIRFKERAHLRWLYSKWRMIFDLRLGFPRICTACVSEQGILDWRWGLAVTAHCPEHECLLTSHCPKCDKELKWTSSLLIGCPHCGKSWNELDSCQPSEISTTERQLWDDMATASSDVDESLLQDICLAIVVAMRPFDLVCESVRNCPKIMEHSRYVARAYSLLESPSINAAWRKQCQEKRGQLNFLGQDFVEAPCNNFRSLLVKEWWGPSEQALPTKELPFAENAFSETTAYISQSRRDKALESDEQSNYRFQTNVISFAKILGLSEESAQDYFRWDVLKSHKNVKYSTSRRFDLRDFGEIIQKRPRPNESIEIFPDNTIFSRFPVTFGQLANDVILNRVDGGFSDTRGVKSLFLHPKILKKWLTDQLIRTDAQGLSMKRATKALNCSRQHIRKLVAANLLEWVGEHRFEPRVDNQSFCEYVMRSERLL; this is translated from the coding sequence ATGAAAAGGTTTGCCGTCCGACCAGAGCCCATTGAAAATGAGTCGTTCAATGGCTTCCTTTTACGCATCGGAAAGCTGAACTGTGTGTTTAAGCATTCTGAGATCGTCAAATATTTAGACTGCGAGCCGACGCCCGCGCCTGGTTATTTTGGCTGGCTTGAAATGCCTTCGAAGCATATATTCAGTGCGTTGGAACGGAAACTCGAAAAGCCTCTGACTAAACACCGGATACGATTCAAGGAAAGAGCGCACTTAAGGTGGCTTTATTCAAAATGGCGCATGATTTTCGACCTGCGGCTCGGCTTCCCCAGAATTTGTACGGCCTGCGTTTCCGAGCAAGGCATCTTGGATTGGAGATGGGGTCTCGCGGTAACGGCACACTGCCCGGAGCATGAGTGTCTACTGACGTCGCACTGTCCGAAATGTGATAAAGAACTTAAGTGGACAAGCAGTCTGCTCATCGGCTGTCCGCACTGCGGAAAAAGCTGGAACGAACTCGATTCCTGCCAACCGTCTGAGATCTCTACAACAGAGCGTCAGCTTTGGGATGACATGGCGACTGCATCCAGCGACGTGGACGAATCACTATTGCAGGACATCTGTCTCGCGATAGTGGTTGCGATGCGTCCTTTCGACTTAGTCTGCGAGTCTGTAAGAAACTGTCCAAAGATAATGGAACACTCCAGGTACGTTGCCCGCGCCTATTCGCTGCTTGAAAGCCCATCAATAAATGCAGCCTGGCGCAAACAGTGCCAAGAGAAGAGAGGCCAGCTGAATTTCTTGGGTCAGGATTTTGTTGAAGCCCCCTGCAACAATTTCCGCTCTCTCTTAGTCAAAGAGTGGTGGGGTCCCAGCGAGCAAGCCCTGCCAACCAAGGAGTTACCTTTCGCCGAAAACGCTTTTTCAGAAACCACTGCTTACATATCTCAATCTAGGCGTGACAAAGCACTGGAGTCGGACGAACAGTCGAACTATCGATTTCAGACAAATGTGATTTCCTTCGCAAAAATACTGGGGTTGAGCGAAGAATCTGCCCAAGACTATTTCAGATGGGATGTGCTGAAATCTCACAAAAACGTCAAGTATTCAACAAGTCGCAGATTCGACCTGCGTGATTTCGGGGAAATCATCCAAAAGCGACCACGCCCAAACGAGTCGATAGAAATATTTCCTGACAACACAATTTTCTCAAGATTCCCGGTAACGTTTGGGCAACTCGCGAATGACGTAATACTGAATCGGGTCGATGGTGGTTTCTCAGATACCCGCGGAGTAAAAAGTCTATTTCTCCATCCCAAAATACTCAAAAAGTGGCTGACTGATCAGCTCATTCGTACCGACGCTCAAGGATTGTCAATGAAGCGTGCCACCAAAGCGCTAAATTGCAGTCGGCAGCACATTCGCAAGCTTGTAGCTGCTAATTTACTCGAATGGGTAGGAGAACATCGGTTTGAACCCAGGGTAGACAATCAATCGTTCTGCGAATATGTCATGCGTTCGGAAAGACTACTTTGA
- a CDS encoding DMT family transporter, with product MSGKTVNSAILLLVIGNAMALLSDVFIKLLEPGAPVFQFAFLRCLITLAFLIPLAGQLDRKRLFAGFRIHAFRAHIHLAGILCMVIALGNLPLATANAVFYAAPILVMVLSVILFRERLTPLSVIAVFSGFAGIVVILRPMEFNWAAVAALGSAFALAINAVMVRRLPKAQSTVHKLFLNYLLILPAAGALAWWEGAAWDSGILISALGSSLFILGYNITVLLAYQQVDANQVTSAEYTGLIWAVGIGWVGFGEVPDLWFLAGSLMIVVPLILIGLQHRRKEPARGFNGGNARLAHEYCE from the coding sequence ATGTCAGGCAAAACCGTCAACAGTGCGATTCTTCTGCTGGTGATCGGCAACGCCATGGCGTTGCTCTCGGATGTCTTTATCAAACTGCTGGAACCCGGCGCGCCGGTCTTCCAGTTTGCGTTCCTGCGCTGTCTGATCACACTCGCTTTCCTGATACCCCTGGCCGGTCAACTGGACCGTAAGCGCCTGTTTGCGGGCTTCAGGATTCACGCCTTCCGGGCACATATTCATCTCGCCGGCATCCTGTGCATGGTCATCGCCCTGGGCAATCTGCCTCTGGCCACCGCCAACGCAGTGTTCTATGCCGCCCCCATCCTCGTCATGGTTTTATCCGTCATTCTGTTCAGGGAACGCCTGACTCCGCTGAGTGTGATTGCGGTTTTCAGCGGATTCGCCGGCATTGTGGTTATCCTGCGGCCAATGGAATTCAACTGGGCCGCTGTCGCGGCGCTGGGCTCCGCGTTTGCCCTGGCGATCAATGCAGTCATGGTTCGCCGGCTGCCGAAAGCGCAGTCCACGGTGCACAAGCTGTTCCTGAACTACCTGCTGATCCTGCCTGCAGCCGGCGCCCTTGCCTGGTGGGAAGGCGCCGCCTGGGATTCCGGGATACTGATCAGCGCCCTGGGATCATCCCTGTTCATATTGGGTTACAACATCACCGTTTTGTTGGCCTACCAGCAGGTTGATGCCAACCAGGTGACCAGTGCCGAATATACTGGCCTGATCTGGGCTGTGGGTATTGGCTGGGTCGGCTTTGGTGAAGTTCCGGATCTGTGGTTCCTGGCCGGCAGCCTGATGATTGTGGTGCCGCTGATCCTGATCGGACTGCAGCACCGTCGCAAAGAGCCGGCCAGGGGCTTTAACGGCGGGAATGCTCGATTAGCTCACGAGTATTGTGAATGA